One genomic segment of Brassica napus cultivar Da-Ae chromosome A3, Da-Ae, whole genome shotgun sequence includes these proteins:
- the LOC125593169 gene encoding uncharacterized protein LOC125593169, whose amino-acid sequence MSQTKIGIQHNSGLVGSELDWSVKKIKSGSYVCWFGLKKKKKVNPDSPRAPLPPDHPTYSSSCGTCSSSSTLPLLHSSSTPPPLLSLSASRTLPDTMSNHVRDIPGSPKESYKMLYSYLYMLEQVNPGTKTCLKLDDRSKFEYLFIALGACIEGFAVMRKVIAVEGIRLKNGGVLVFAKAQDPNGQSYPLAFAVVDGENLASWTWFFEMLKSVIPDSSELVFISTLHQSLIFAIGNVFPQAHHGHCLWHLKEKVKLHACNVNKNIVGQKLMELGRYYTVDDFNSAYDSFKIRCPAAYKYVEECGIEKDKWARVFFPRDRYNLDTSNTLGSMKNVFKEATRWALIPMLDCIIRKFSDWFTQRKDVVSRSMNTRLVPRVENYLHDLWAVAHKLPVRELDSYELKYEITDTAGKVFWATLVGKTCTCKVWDYEKFPCLHGLAAYIYFARNVDGRRLDIHELCSKYYWTEMWHLAYSRTLNVVPDMASWNVPDQIKEVKIIPPYRIKRQGRKRV is encoded by the exons ATGTCCCAAACCAAAATCGGCATCCAACATAACTCGGGTTTGGTCGGATCTGAATTGGATTGgtctgtaaaaaaaattaaaagtggtTCTTATGTTTGTTGGTTTggtctaaaaaaaaagaaaaaagtgaaTCCCGATTCTCCCCGAGCTCCCCTCCCCCCAGACCACCCAACCTACAGCTCCTCCTGCGGGACCTGCAGCTCCTCCTCCACTCTCCCCCTCCTCCACTCCTCCTCCACTCCTCCTccactcctctctctctcagctTCTCGAACGCTGCCG GACACAATGAGCAATCACGTCAGAGATATACCTGGTAGTCCGAAAGAGAGCTACAAGATGTTGTATAGCTATTTGTACATGTTAGAGCAAGTGAATCCGGGGACAAAAACCTGTTTGAAATTGGATGATAGAAGTAAATTTGAGTACCTTTTCATAGCTTTGGGAGCTTGCATTGAAGGGTTTGCAGTTATGAGGAAGGTGATAGCTGTGGAGGGGATACGTCTGAAGAACGGTGGTGTTTTAGTTTTCGCGAAAGCTCAGGATCCTAATGGTCAGAGTTATCCACTTGCGTTTGCAGTAGTAGATGGTGAGAATCTTGCTAGTTGGACTTGGTTTTTCGAGATGCTTAAAAGTGTTATACCAGACTCTTCTGAACTGGTTTTCATTAGTACTCTTCATCAGAGCTTGATTTTCGCCATAGGAAACGTATTTCCACAGGCTCACCATGGTCATTGTTTATGGCATTTGAAGGAAAAGGTGAAATTACATGCTTGTAACGTCAACAAGAATATAGTCGGGCAAAAACTTATGGAGTTGGGCAGATATTACACGGTTGATGACTTCAATTCTGCTTACGACTCATTTAAGATAAGATGTCCAGCTGCGTACAAGTATGTGGAGGAATGTGGTATTGAAAAGGACAAATGGGCAAGGGTTTTTTTCCCACGTGATAGGTACAACTTGGATACAAGCAACACTCTGGGATCAATGAAGAACGTGTTTAAAGAGGCAACAAGGTGGGCCTTAATACCAATGCTGGATTGTATCATTAGGAAATTCTCTGATTGGTTCACTCAACGGAAGGATGTTGTTTCTAGATCAATGAATACAAGACTGGTGCCTCGGGTTGAGAACTACTTGCACGATCTATGGGCTGTTGCACATAAGTTACCTGTGCGGGAACTTGATAGTTACGAGCTTAAGTACGAGATCACTGACACTGCAGGAAAGGTGTTTTGGGCGACCTTGGTTGGAAAAACTTGTACTTGCAAGGTGTGGGACTATGAAAAGTTCCCTTGTCTGCATGGACTGGCAGCTTATATCTATTTCGCTAGGAATGTTGATGGTAGGCGCCTTGATATCCATGAGTTGTGCTCAAAATACTACTGGACGGAAATGTGGCATTTGGCGTATTCCAGAACACTTAATGTTGTGCCCGACATGGCTTCTTGGAATGTACCAGATCAGATCAAGGAGGTGAAGATCATACCTCCATATCGCATCAAGCGGCAAGGAAGGAAAAGAGTTTAA